From Triticum aestivum cultivar Chinese Spring chromosome 4A, IWGSC CS RefSeq v2.1, whole genome shotgun sequence, a single genomic window includes:
- the LOC123083660 gene encoding cytosolic sulfotransferase 8, translating into MAALGRIAGPVPFKDVVQKEEDEHPPEEYADIISTLPGIATGFGSLLCYQGVWLRPWMVPGVISVQRRLVPRPDDVLLASPPKCGTTWLKALSLATMARATYLPTSADHPLLRLNPHDCVPHLESLFGAGQEAKLEALPSRRLMHTHMHHSLLPPSLAHCKIVYVCREPKDMVVSMWHFIMAAGGDAFPFSDLFEFACEGKNPHGPIWDHILGYSRASKASPDRVIFLRYEEMLLDPVSSVRELALFLGVPFTAAEEAAGSPMDICKLCSIDTMKDLEANNSGVAGQFVEVPHQSFFRKGVVGDWANHMTPEMARRIDAIVEDKLRGSGLSFTR; encoded by the exons atGGCTGCTCTAGGAAGGATCGCCGGCCCCGTGCCGTTCAAGGACGTCGTCCAGAAAGAGGAGGATGAACACCCGCCGGAAGAGTACGCGGATATCATCTCCACCTTGCCGGGCATCGCCACCGGTTTTGGGTCGTTGCTGTGCTACCAGGGTGTCTGGCTGCGCCCGTGGATGGTCCCTGGGGTGATCTCTGTCCAGCGGCGTCTCGTGCCGCGCCCCGACGACGTGCTCCTAGCGAGCCCGCCCAAGTGCGGCACCACCTGGCTCAAGGCTCTGTCCTTGGCCACCATGGCACGGGCCACCTACCTGCCGACCAGCGCCGATCACCCACTCCTCCGCCTCAACCCGCACGACTGCGTCCCCCACCTTGAATCCCTCTTCGGTGCCGGCCAGGAAGCCAAGCTGGAGGCGCTGCCGTCACGTAGGCTGATGCACACGCACATGCACCACTCCCTGCTGCCACCCTCCTTGGCCCACTGCAAAATCGTCTACGTCTGCAG GGAGCCCAAGGATATGGTGGTTTCCATGTGGCACTTCATCATGGCCGCAGGAGGCGACGCCTTCCCCTTCTCCGACCTCTTCGAGTTTGCATGCGAGGGTAAAAACCCCCACGGCCCCATTTGGGACCACATTCTCGGCTACTCGCGCGCCAGCAAAGCAAGTCCGGACAGGGTCATCTTCCTAAGGTACGAGGAGATGCTGCTCGACCCTGTCAGCAGTGTCCGGGAGCTCGCCTTGTTCCTCGGTGTGCCCttcacggcggcggaggaggcggccggcTCGCCCATGGACATCTGCAAGCTGTGCAGCATCGACACGATGAAAGACCTGGAGGCGAACAACAGTGGAGTGGCTGGGCAGTTCGTGGAGGTCCCGCATCAATCCTTCTTCAGGAAAGGGGTCGTGGGGGACTGGGCCAACCATATGACGCCGGAGATGGCCCGCCGCATCGATGCCATCGTCGAGGACAAGCTCCGGGGATCGGGACTCAGCTTCACGCGCTGA